A window of the Candidatus Methylomirabilota bacterium genome harbors these coding sequences:
- a CDS encoding ABC transporter ATP-binding protein, whose product MTTLALPRLQVRLRKRLPKFELDVEWRAGDGVAVLFGPSGAGKTVTLQCLAGLMPPDAGRVVVDGRVLFDADAGVRVPPQQRRVGYVFQGYALFPHLTVAGNVGFGLRDRPRAERQRRTEEVLTRLGIEDLADRYPGVLSGGQRQRVALGRALAPDPALLLLDEPLSALDLPLRRALRDELRTILAAWGTAAVVVTHDFTEAYRLGDRIVVYEDGRVIQEAPRAELLWQPASRAVARVMGLSNVLQGTVLKASPDRIQFRWRGQTLEAVNSPSRSYLPTADSPLGFFVRPEYVRLIRKDRGVDDPTHHMNVMMGRVVREIDFGTTWTLQIRLDEPGEPAQGDFDLEVEVPRLVYEILEIERDRHWRFSIHRGSIHVLPSS is encoded by the coding sequence ATGACCACCCTCGCCCTTCCCCGTCTCCAGGTGCGCCTGCGCAAGCGGCTGCCCAAGTTCGAGCTCGACGTCGAGTGGCGCGCGGGCGACGGCGTCGCCGTGCTGTTCGGCCCCTCCGGCGCGGGCAAGACGGTGACGCTCCAGTGCCTCGCGGGGCTCATGCCGCCCGATGCGGGACGCGTCGTCGTCGACGGGCGCGTGCTCTTCGACGCCGATGCGGGCGTGCGCGTGCCGCCGCAGCAGCGGCGCGTGGGCTATGTCTTCCAGGGCTACGCGCTGTTCCCGCATCTCACCGTGGCGGGCAATGTCGGCTTCGGGCTCCGCGACCGGCCGCGGGCCGAGCGTCAGCGCCGCACGGAGGAAGTCCTGACCCGACTCGGCATCGAGGACCTCGCCGACCGGTATCCGGGAGTCCTTTCGGGGGGCCAGCGTCAGCGCGTCGCGCTCGGGCGCGCGCTCGCCCCCGATCCCGCGCTGCTGCTCCTCGACGAGCCGCTGTCCGCGCTGGACCTGCCGCTGCGGCGCGCGCTGCGGGACGAGCTGCGGACCATCCTCGCCGCGTGGGGCACGGCGGCGGTGGTGGTCACCCACGATTTCACCGAGGCGTATCGGCTGGGCGACCGCATCGTGGTCTACGAGGACGGGCGCGTGATCCAGGAGGCGCCGCGCGCCGAGCTCCTCTGGCAGCCGGCGTCCCGCGCGGTGGCGCGCGTGATGGGCTTGAGCAATGTCCTGCAGGGCACCGTGCTCAAGGCCTCGCCTGACCGCATCCAGTTCCGCTGGCGCGGGCAGACCCTCGAGGCGGTGAACTCGCCGAGCCGCTCGTACCTGCCCACTGCCGACAGCCCCCTGGGGTTCTTCGTGCGGCCCGAGTACGTGCGCCTCATCCGGAAGGACCGCGGCGTCGACGATCCCACGCATCACATGAACGTGATGATGGGCCGGGTGGTCCGCGAGATCGACTTCGGCACCACCTGGACGCTGCAGATCCGGCTCGACGAGCCGGGCGAGCCCGCCCAGGGCGACTTCGACCTGGAAGTGGAGGTACCGCGCCTCGTCTACGAGATCCTCGAGATCGAGCGCGACCGGCACTGGCGCTTCTCGATCCATCGCGGCTCGATCCACGTGCTGCCCTCCTCATGA